A window of Sphingomonas phyllosphaerae contains these coding sequences:
- a CDS encoding DUF2945 domain-containing protein, with amino-acid sequence MASNLKKGDEVTWKSHGGTAHGTVEKKLTSDTTIKGHKVRASSDDPQYLVESDNGGKAAHKREALKKA; translated from the coding sequence ATGGCGAGCAATCTGAAGAAGGGCGACGAGGTCACGTGGAAGTCGCATGGCGGCACCGCGCACGGCACGGTCGAGAAGAAGCTGACGAGCGATACCACGATCAAGGGGCACAAGGTGCGTGCGTCGAGCGACGATCCGCAGTATCTGGTAGAGAGTGACAACGGCGGAAAGGCGGCGCACAAGCGCGAGGCGCTCAAGAAGGCGTGA
- a CDS encoding TonB-dependent receptor, translated as MLQGGVAVNLRDNQLPNTPTYKASIGAQYTIDLGNFTLVPRADLNYTGNYFGTIFNKSPIDRIPGYEVVNAQVQLNAPDDRFYVRAFVTNLTNNNAITGMYVTDQSSGLFTNVFTVDPRRYGIAAGFKF; from the coding sequence GTGCTTCAAGGCGGCGTCGCGGTCAATCTACGCGACAACCAACTGCCCAACACCCCGACGTACAAGGCGTCGATCGGCGCGCAATATACGATCGATCTGGGCAATTTCACGCTCGTCCCACGCGCCGACCTCAACTATACCGGCAATTATTTCGGCACGATCTTCAACAAATCGCCGATCGACCGGATCCCGGGGTATGAGGTGGTGAACGCGCAGGTTCAGCTCAACGCACCGGATGACCGCTTCTACGTCCGCGCATTCGTGACGAACCTCACCAACAACAATGCGATCACCGGCATGTACGTGACGGATCAGTCTTCGGGCTTGTTCACCAACGTCTTCACCGTCGATCCGCGCCGCTACGGCATCGCCGCCGGCTTCAAGTTCTGA
- a CDS encoding TonB-dependent receptor, giving the protein MPLLRWIGFDFDGVTPGQQPFQIGEVAFQRLTGRAVIDYKITPDNLLYASYSRGYKSGGVNPPITPGLGVGQFFAPENVDAIEVGSKNTFGNGQFRFNLTAFYYKYKNLQLTRIVNRTSVNDNINANIYGVEAEAIISHTPAFVVNANFSYSRSKVAGDQFIVNPRDVSGGRSDAVIIKDLQARNCAVIPTTAGQSAVSNGFVNGANAALNAQFPTLGLRGTVPVPGTNTTGAFSSCD; this is encoded by the coding sequence ATGCCACTTCTGCGCTGGATCGGTTTCGACTTCGATGGCGTCACACCGGGGCAGCAGCCGTTCCAGATCGGAGAAGTTGCCTTCCAGCGCCTGACCGGCCGCGCGGTCATCGATTACAAGATCACGCCGGACAACCTTCTCTACGCATCCTATTCGCGAGGCTACAAGTCTGGCGGCGTCAACCCTCCGATCACGCCAGGCCTGGGAGTCGGACAGTTCTTTGCTCCGGAGAATGTCGACGCGATCGAGGTTGGATCGAAGAACACCTTCGGCAACGGCCAGTTTCGCTTCAATCTGACGGCATTCTACTACAAGTATAAAAATCTACAGCTGACGCGCATCGTCAATCGCACATCGGTCAACGATAATATCAACGCCAACATATATGGCGTCGAAGCCGAAGCGATCATCAGCCACACGCCCGCCTTCGTCGTCAACGCCAACTTCAGCTACTCGCGCTCGAAGGTTGCCGGCGACCAATTCATCGTGAATCCACGCGACGTGTCGGGAGGCCGATCCGACGCGGTCATCATCAAGGATCTTCAAGCGCGAAATTGCGCCGTGATTCCGACCACCGCCGGACAATCGGCAGTGTCCAACGGCTTCGTCAACGGCGCCAACGCCGCGCTCAACGCCCAATTCCCCACCCTGGGCCTGCGCGGCACGGTGCCGGTGCCCGGCACCAACACAACCGGCGCATTCAGCAGTTGCGACTAA
- a CDS encoding SWIB/MDM2 domain-containing protein: MQWLPRPRPTRAAPKKAKADAAAAPKTGGIHAPVQPSAELGAVVGNEKLPRSQVISKVWEYIKSNNLQNPENKREILADDKLKKVFGKDKVTMFEMNKYISQHVKA, encoded by the coding sequence ATGCAATGGCTACCAAGACCAAGGCCGACGCGGGCTGCCCCCAAGAAGGCGAAGGCCGATGCGGCCGCTGCGCCCAAGACCGGCGGCATCCACGCCCCCGTGCAGCCCTCGGCCGAACTGGGTGCGGTCGTCGGCAACGAGAAGCTGCCGCGCAGCCAGGTCATCAGCAAGGTGTGGGAATACATCAAGTCCAACAACCTGCAGAACCCGGAAAACAAGCGCGAAATCCTCGCCGACGACAAGCTGAAGAAGGTCTTCGGCAAGGACAAGGTGACGATGTTCGAGATGAACAAGTACATCTCGCAGCACGTCAAGGCCTGA